A genomic region of Mycolicibacterium poriferae contains the following coding sequences:
- a CDS encoding AI-2E family transporter, protein MNEETTQGRDRGSVYAVHLRSSAVVAVQFVAVAAALWVLAWVVGETWVILLPVLLALIACTVLWPPVRWLRSKGLPPAAAVMATLLLAVLVVAGVIAAVAPAVVEQSTELAQQASAGVVKVRDWLGGPPLNISQSQLDSAVSAITDRLNSSGAQIATGVFTGVGAATSALVTVFTAIVVTFFFLKDGPRFLPWLRRHVGRPAGPHLAGVSERVWSTLGGFIRTQAVVSLIDAVLIGIGLVIVGVPLAYALAIITFIGGFVPIVGAFVAGGLSVLIALVSNGPVDALIVLGIIVAVQQLEGNVLQPWLQSKSMNLHAVIVLLAVTLGASTFGVIGAFLAVPVAAAAAEIIRYYGEHVSGLTGEDDDGPDPESGPESDPESESGAEPDNEDDADAAAEVP, encoded by the coding sequence GTGAACGAGGAAACGACGCAAGGTCGTGATCGTGGGTCGGTGTACGCCGTGCATCTACGCTCCAGTGCGGTCGTCGCCGTGCAGTTCGTCGCGGTCGCCGCGGCGCTGTGGGTACTGGCCTGGGTGGTGGGGGAGACGTGGGTGATCCTGCTGCCGGTGTTGCTGGCGCTGATCGCGTGCACCGTGCTGTGGCCGCCGGTGCGTTGGCTGCGCAGCAAGGGCCTGCCGCCGGCCGCGGCGGTGATGGCGACGTTGCTGCTGGCCGTCCTCGTGGTTGCGGGGGTGATCGCCGCCGTGGCCCCGGCGGTGGTGGAGCAGTCCACCGAGCTCGCGCAGCAGGCCTCCGCCGGTGTCGTCAAGGTCCGCGACTGGCTCGGTGGTCCGCCGCTGAACATCAGTCAATCTCAACTCGATTCGGCAGTGTCGGCGATCACCGATCGGCTCAACTCGAGCGGCGCCCAGATCGCCACCGGGGTGTTCACTGGGGTGGGCGCGGCGACGTCGGCGCTCGTCACCGTGTTCACCGCGATCGTGGTGACCTTCTTCTTCCTCAAGGACGGGCCGCGGTTTCTGCCGTGGCTGCGCCGCCACGTCGGCCGGCCCGCCGGGCCGCACCTGGCGGGAGTGTCCGAGCGGGTGTGGTCCACCCTCGGCGGATTCATCCGCACGCAGGCGGTGGTCAGCCTCATCGACGCCGTGCTGATCGGCATCGGTCTGGTCATCGTGGGGGTGCCGCTGGCCTACGCCCTGGCCATCATCACGTTCATCGGCGGCTTCGTGCCGATCGTCGGCGCGTTCGTCGCCGGTGGCCTGTCGGTGTTGATCGCGCTGGTGTCCAACGGTCCGGTCGACGCTCTCATCGTGCTGGGCATCATCGTCGCGGTGCAGCAGCTGGAGGGCAACGTGCTGCAGCCCTGGCTGCAGTCGAAGTCGATGAACCTGCACGCGGTGATCGTCCTGCTGGCGGTCACCCTGGGGGCGTCGACATTCGGGGTGATCGGGGCGTTCCTGGCCGTTCCGGTGGCCGCCGCGGCGGCCGAGATCATCCGCTACTACGGCGAGCACGTGTCCGGGCTCACCGGCGAGGACGACGACGGTCCCGACCCGGAATCCGGCCCAGAATCCGACCCAGAGTCCGAGTCTGGGGCCGAACCGGACAACGAGGACGACGCGGACGCCGCGGCGGAGGTGCCCTGA
- a CDS encoding succinate dehydrogenase iron-sulfur subunit, translated as MTIAPEVETKDPELPPVPEGAVMVTLKIARFNPEDPDAAGFQSFRVPCLPTDRLLNLLHYAKWYLDGTLTFRRSCAHGVCGSDAMRINGVNRLACKVLMRDMLPKNPNKQLTITIEPIRGLPVEKDLVVDMEPFFDAYRAIKPYLITTGNQPTRERIQSQTDRARYDDTTKCILCACCTTSCPVYWTEGSYFGPAAIVNAHRFIFDSRDEGAAERLDILNDVDGVWRCRTTFNCTESCPRGIQVTKAIQEVKRALMFAR; from the coding sequence ATGACTATCGCTCCCGAGGTCGAGACCAAGGATCCCGAACTGCCGCCCGTGCCCGAGGGCGCGGTGATGGTGACGCTGAAGATCGCGCGGTTCAACCCCGAGGACCCGGATGCCGCCGGCTTCCAGAGCTTCCGGGTGCCGTGTCTGCCCACCGACCGACTGCTGAACCTGCTGCACTACGCCAAGTGGTACCTCGACGGCACGCTGACCTTCCGCCGCTCCTGCGCGCACGGGGTGTGCGGCTCGGACGCGATGCGCATCAACGGTGTCAACCGGCTGGCATGCAAGGTGCTGATGCGCGACATGCTGCCCAAGAACCCGAACAAGCAGCTCACCATCACGATCGAGCCGATCCGCGGTCTGCCCGTGGAGAAGGATCTGGTCGTCGACATGGAGCCGTTCTTCGACGCCTACCGCGCGATCAAGCCGTACCTGATCACCACCGGCAACCAGCCGACCCGCGAGCGCATCCAGAGCCAGACCGACCGGGCCCGCTACGACGACACCACCAAGTGCATCCTGTGTGCGTGCTGCACCACCAGCTGCCCGGTGTACTGGACCGAGGGGTCCTATTTCGGGCCGGCGGCGATCGTCAACGCCCACCGGTTCATCTTCGACTCCCGTGACGAGGGGGCCGCCGAGCGGCTGGACATCCTCAACGACGTCGACGGGGTGTGGCGCTGCCGTACGACGTTCAACTGCACGGAGTCCTGCCCGCGCGGCATCCAGGTCACCAAGGCGATCCAAGAGGTCAAGCGCGCGTTGATGTTCGCCCGCTAG
- a CDS encoding alpha/beta fold hydrolase, whose protein sequence is MSVVHHRHATVAGREIFYREAGPADAPVIVLLHGFPTSSFMFRNLIPELADRYRVIAPDFLGFGYSDAPPVEEFDYTFDALADHTAGLLTHLGVSRYAIYVQDYGAPVGWRLALRDPAAITAIVTQNGNGYDAGFVPSGWEPVWAYQREQNPETAAALREFLSFEATRHQYLAGVPDPSVVSPDTWHHDYALLSRPGNDAVQLKLFLDYASNPKLYPKLHDYLRASGVPVLAVWGDGDPFFGPDGARAFAEDAVDPEIHLFEGGHFLLESALPEVTELMRDFLARRS, encoded by the coding sequence ATGTCGGTCGTTCACCACCGCCACGCCACCGTCGCCGGTCGCGAAATCTTCTACCGGGAGGCCGGCCCCGCCGACGCGCCCGTCATCGTCCTGCTGCACGGCTTCCCGACCAGCTCGTTCATGTTCCGCAACCTCATCCCGGAACTGGCCGACCGGTACCGGGTGATCGCGCCGGACTTCCTCGGCTTCGGCTATTCGGACGCACCCCCGGTCGAAGAGTTCGACTACACCTTCGACGCGCTGGCCGATCACACCGCGGGTCTGCTCACCCACCTCGGGGTCTCCCGGTACGCGATCTACGTCCAGGACTACGGCGCGCCCGTCGGCTGGCGGCTGGCTCTGCGCGACCCGGCGGCGATCACCGCGATCGTGACCCAGAACGGCAACGGCTACGACGCCGGGTTCGTCCCCAGCGGCTGGGAGCCGGTGTGGGCCTACCAGCGGGAACAGAACCCCGAGACGGCGGCGGCGCTTCGCGAGTTCCTGTCGTTCGAGGCGACGCGGCACCAGTACCTCGCCGGTGTGCCCGACCCCAGCGTGGTCAGCCCCGACACCTGGCATCACGACTATGCGCTGCTGTCGCGGCCGGGCAATGACGCCGTCCAGCTGAAGCTCTTCCTGGACTATGCGAGCAACCCCAAGCTGTACCCCAAGCTGCACGACTACCTGCGTGCCAGCGGGGTGCCCGTGCTCGCCGTGTGGGGTGACGGGGACCCGTTCTTCGGCCCTGACGGCGCGCGGGCCTTCGCCGAGGACGCCGTGGACCCCGAGATCCACCTGTTCGAGGGCGGCCATTTTCTGCTGGAGAGCGCGCTGCCCGAAGTGACCGAGTTGATGCGCGACTTCCTGGCCCGCCGGAGCTGA
- a CDS encoding succinate dehydrogenase hydrophobic membrane anchor subunit yields the protein MQSSYDRPAGLDNPRSKRRGGGMPNFEKYTWLFMRFSGVVLIFLVLGHLFIGLIWDGGVYRIDFNYVAQRWASPFWQTWDLLMLWLAQLHGGNGMRTIIADYSRKDSTKFWLNTLLALSVAFTLVLGTYVLLTFDATIS from the coding sequence ATGCAGAGCAGCTACGACCGGCCCGCCGGCCTGGACAACCCGCGCTCGAAGCGGCGCGGCGGCGGCATGCCGAACTTCGAGAAGTACACCTGGCTGTTCATGCGGTTCTCCGGCGTGGTGCTGATCTTCCTGGTGCTGGGCCATCTGTTCATCGGGCTCATCTGGGACGGCGGCGTCTACCGCATCGACTTCAACTACGTCGCGCAGCGCTGGGCCTCGCCGTTCTGGCAGACCTGGGACCTGCTGATGCTGTGGCTCGCCCAGCTGCACGGCGGCAACGGCATGCGCACCATCATCGCCGACTACAGCCGCAAGGACTCCACCAAGTTCTGGCTGAACACCCTGCTGGCGCTGTCGGTCGCCTTCACGCTGGTGCTGGGCACCTACGTGCTGCTGACCTTCGACGCCACGATCTCCTGA
- a CDS encoding cytidine deaminase: protein MTIGIDWETLRDKAIAVSKNAYAPYSRFPVGAAALTDDDRMVTGCNVENVSYGLGLCAECAVVCALHSGGGGRLVALAVVDATGAPLMPCGRCRQLLLEHGGPELLVDHPAGPRRLADLLPDAFGPDDLARVRS from the coding sequence ATGACGATCGGGATCGATTGGGAGACATTGCGGGACAAAGCGATTGCGGTATCGAAGAACGCCTATGCGCCGTACTCGAGGTTCCCGGTGGGGGCGGCGGCGCTGACCGACGATGACCGAATGGTGACCGGCTGCAATGTGGAGAATGTCTCATATGGCCTAGGTCTCTGTGCGGAGTGCGCTGTGGTCTGCGCACTACATTCCGGCGGCGGCGGACGGCTGGTCGCGCTCGCCGTCGTCGACGCCACCGGCGCCCCGTTGATGCCGTGCGGCCGGTGCCGTCAGCTCCTGCTGGAACACGGCGGTCCGGAGCTGCTCGTCGACCATCCCGCCGGCCCGCGCCGACTGGCCGACCTGCTGCCCGACGCGTTCGGGCCCGACGACCTGGCGCGGGTGCGGTCATGA
- a CDS encoding MerR family transcriptional regulator encodes MDELTVGEVAERFGITVRTLHHYDDIGLLTASRRTASGYRVYTSADLTRLSQIIIYRRLEFPLDEIASLLAEGDEVSHLIRQRERVMSRLDEMTTLVEAIDQALEKAMTNTPMTDDDMRELFGDGFDDYQAEAEQKWGETAEWKESQRRAKSYGKDEWVQIKAEGEAVEKALSDAFRAGLPADSDEAMDAAEQHRLHVNRWFYDCPPAFHRNLGDMYVSDPRYVETYDETFGLPGLAAYCRAAIHANADRRA; translated from the coding sequence GTGGACGAGCTCACGGTGGGTGAGGTCGCGGAGCGCTTCGGCATCACCGTCCGCACGCTTCACCACTACGACGACATCGGGTTGCTGACCGCAAGCCGGCGAACGGCCTCGGGCTACCGGGTCTACACGTCGGCAGACCTCACCCGCTTGTCCCAGATCATCATCTACCGCAGGCTCGAGTTCCCGCTCGACGAGATCGCGAGCCTGCTGGCAGAAGGGGACGAGGTCAGCCACCTGATTCGGCAGCGCGAGCGCGTCATGTCCCGGCTCGACGAGATGACGACGCTCGTCGAGGCAATCGATCAGGCATTGGAGAAGGCGATGACGAACACCCCCATGACCGACGACGACATGCGTGAGCTGTTCGGAGACGGCTTCGACGACTACCAGGCCGAGGCCGAGCAGAAGTGGGGCGAGACGGCGGAGTGGAAGGAGTCACAGCGCCGGGCCAAGTCCTACGGCAAGGACGAGTGGGTGCAGATCAAGGCCGAGGGAGAAGCCGTCGAAAAGGCCCTGTCCGACGCGTTCCGGGCCGGGCTACCCGCCGACTCCGACGAGGCGATGGACGCCGCCGAGCAGCACCGGCTGCACGTCAACCGCTGGTTCTACGACTGCCCGCCGGCCTTTCACCGCAACCTCGGCGACATGTACGTCAGCGACCCGAGATACGTCGAGACCTACGACGAGACGTTCGGACTGCCCGGGCTCGCCGCCTACTGCCGCGCCGCCATCCACGCGAACGCGGACCGCCGCGCCTGA
- a CDS encoding CGNR zinc finger domain-containing protein, protein MELCVTGTDDEALLLDLLNTTPVIDGVPTDDLADPHDADAWLAARGLALEPAERDALIRVRAALHAVVRDGASPELLAPFLSGVDLRPTADDSGVTWQVSGADTAARMALAWDGLRISHPGRLRPCANTACHLFLLDRSRPNNARWCSMAVCGNRMKARRHYQRTRG, encoded by the coding sequence ATGGAGTTGTGCGTCACCGGCACCGACGACGAAGCGCTGCTGCTGGACCTGCTGAACACCACCCCCGTCATCGACGGCGTCCCGACCGACGACCTCGCCGACCCTCACGACGCTGACGCGTGGTTGGCCGCGCGCGGCCTCGCCCTGGAACCAGCCGAACGCGACGCGCTGATCCGGGTGCGCGCGGCCCTGCACGCGGTGGTCCGAGACGGTGCCTCACCCGAACTGCTGGCACCCTTCCTGTCCGGAGTCGACCTGCGCCCGACGGCAGACGACAGCGGAGTGACGTGGCAGGTGAGCGGCGCCGACACCGCCGCGCGCATGGCGCTGGCCTGGGACGGCCTGCGCATCAGCCATCCGGGCCGGCTACGGCCGTGCGCCAACACCGCGTGTCATCTGTTCCTGCTCGACCGCAGCAGACCCAACAACGCGCGCTGGTGCTCGATGGCCGTCTGCGGCAACAGGATGAAGGCCCGCAGGCACTATCAGCGCACCCGCGGCTGA
- the idi gene encoding isopentenyl-diphosphate Delta-isomerase — protein MTAVDTPELVVLLDDEGRTIGSAPKADVHHTATPLHLAFSCYLFDDAGSVLLTRRALHKKTFPGIWTNSCCGHPAPGEAMADAVTRRVREELGVEITDLRCVLPDFRYVAIAADGVVENEVCPVFSARAVGPVRADRDEIMDYTWVPWQQLRAAAEFGWAISPWAAEQVPLLDAEGVGHRS, from the coding sequence ATGACAGCCGTAGACACCCCGGAGCTGGTGGTCCTGCTCGACGACGAGGGCCGCACGATCGGCTCGGCGCCCAAGGCCGACGTCCACCACACCGCCACGCCGCTGCATCTGGCGTTCTCCTGCTATCTGTTCGACGACGCCGGCTCCGTGCTGCTGACCCGCCGCGCGCTGCACAAGAAAACGTTCCCCGGCATCTGGACGAACTCCTGCTGCGGGCACCCGGCACCCGGCGAGGCGATGGCCGATGCGGTGACCCGGCGGGTGCGGGAGGAGCTCGGCGTCGAGATCACCGATCTGCGCTGCGTGCTGCCCGACTTCCGCTACGTCGCGATCGCCGCCGACGGCGTGGTCGAGAACGAGGTGTGCCCGGTGTTCAGCGCCCGCGCTGTCGGGCCGGTGCGCGCCGACCGCGACGAGATCATGGACTACACGTGGGTTCCGTGGCAGCAGCTGCGGGCGGCCGCCGAGTTCGGCTGGGCGATCAGCCCGTGGGCCGCCGAACAGGTTCCGCTGCTCGACGCGGAAGGTGTCGGACATCGTAGCTAG
- a CDS encoding glycosyltransferase, with translation MAVVLAYTPPAFGHLFPFCALLTEMAGRGHEIHVRTLAAGVDLCRDLGFKAAPVDARLEDLQPSGAAGVLASANKTVRELAERAAAEVGDFQRAVRAADPDLIIVDANCWGALSAAEAQSRPWTVFSPFVPYLRSPGSPPFGAGKRPLTGRWGRVRDWGVGTVTHVVFDRPFRAGMGPVRAGLGLPAVPSADALLRRAPLLLVTTGKPFEYPHTDWGDSVELIGPAEFDPRADRPGWLDEIDEPVVLVTTSSVRQADDALVAAAVAALRDEPVHIVATRPADEDAGVFRRPGVTMARFVPHSMVLERAVCVVTHGGMGVTQKALSRGIPVCAVPFGRDQFEVARRVEVAGCGTRLPARRLTVPRLRSAVRTAMTMTDGAAAVAAGFAATGGVGRGADLLESLL, from the coding sequence ATGGCGGTAGTGCTGGCCTACACCCCGCCCGCGTTCGGGCATCTGTTCCCGTTCTGTGCCCTGCTGACGGAGATGGCGGGGCGCGGTCACGAGATCCACGTCCGGACGCTGGCCGCCGGGGTGGACCTGTGCCGGGATCTGGGTTTCAAGGCTGCCCCCGTCGACGCTCGCCTGGAGGACCTGCAGCCCTCCGGTGCGGCCGGTGTGCTGGCGTCGGCCAACAAGACCGTGCGCGAGCTGGCCGAACGCGCCGCGGCGGAGGTCGGGGATTTCCAGCGCGCGGTGCGGGCGGCCGACCCGGACCTGATCATCGTCGACGCGAACTGCTGGGGAGCCCTCTCGGCGGCCGAGGCCCAGTCGCGGCCGTGGACGGTGTTCTCGCCGTTCGTGCCGTACCTGCGCAGCCCCGGTTCCCCGCCGTTCGGCGCCGGCAAGCGTCCGCTGACCGGGCGGTGGGGCCGGGTGCGGGACTGGGGCGTCGGCACCGTCACCCACGTCGTCTTCGATCGGCCGTTCCGCGCCGGGATGGGTCCGGTGCGCGCGGGGCTGGGCCTTCCGGCGGTGCCCAGCGCCGACGCGCTGTTGCGGCGCGCGCCGCTGCTGTTGGTCACCACGGGCAAACCGTTCGAGTATCCCCACACCGACTGGGGAGATTCGGTCGAGTTGATCGGTCCCGCAGAGTTCGACCCGCGGGCGGATCGTCCGGGCTGGCTCGACGAGATCGACGAGCCGGTGGTGTTGGTGACCACCTCGTCGGTGCGGCAGGCCGACGACGCGCTGGTGGCCGCCGCGGTGGCGGCGCTGCGCGACGAACCGGTGCACATCGTGGCGACGCGGCCGGCCGATGAGGACGCCGGGGTGTTTCGCCGTCCCGGCGTGACGATGGCTCGGTTTGTGCCCCACTCGATGGTCCTCGAGCGGGCGGTCTGCGTCGTCACCCACGGCGGGATGGGCGTCACCCAGAAGGCGTTGAGTCGCGGAATCCCGGTCTGCGCAGTGCCGTTCGGTCGCGACCAGTTCGAGGTGGCGCGCCGGGTGGAGGTCGCCGGGTGCGGCACCCGGTTGCCGGCGCGCCGGTTGACCGTGCCCCGGCTGCGTTCGGCGGTGCGCACCGCGATGACGATGACCGACGGCGCCGCGGCCGTCGCGGCGGGGTTCGCCGCGACAGGTGGCGTGGGCCGGGGTGCCGATCTGCTCGAAAGCCTCCTGTAG
- a CDS encoding thymidine phosphorylase gives MTESFDAPTVIRTKRDGGVLSDEAIDWVIDAYTHGRVADAQMSALLMAIFLRGMTGAEITRWTAAMIDSGERLDFTNLRSMDGTRLALVDKHSTGGVGDKITIPLVPVIMACGGAVPQAAGRGLGHTGGTLDKLESIPGFTGELTKAQIRQQLCDLGAAIFAAGELAPADRKIYALRDVTATTESLPLIASSIMSKKIAEGTRALVLDCKVGSGAFLATEAESRELARTMVDLGAEHGLTTRALLTDMEVPLGRTVGNAVEVAESLEVLEGGGPDDVVELTLALAREMLDAAGLDAIDPAQTLRDGTAMDRFRALVEAQGGDVAALRAEALPLGEHSETLTAPRGGTMGDIDAMAVGLAVWRLGAGRSMPGEQVQFGAGLRIHRRPGEPVAAGEPLFTLYSDTPQRFGAALAQLDGAWSVGDEAPVARPLIIDRIGM, from the coding sequence ATGACCGAATCGTTCGACGCGCCCACCGTCATCCGGACCAAGCGAGACGGCGGTGTGCTGTCCGACGAGGCCATCGACTGGGTCATCGACGCCTACACCCACGGCCGGGTCGCCGACGCCCAGATGTCGGCGTTGTTGATGGCGATCTTCCTGCGGGGGATGACGGGTGCGGAGATCACCCGCTGGACCGCGGCGATGATCGACTCGGGGGAGCGGCTGGACTTCACCAACCTGCGTTCGATGGACGGTACGCGGTTGGCGCTGGTGGACAAGCACTCGACCGGCGGCGTCGGCGACAAGATCACCATCCCACTGGTGCCGGTGATCATGGCCTGCGGAGGCGCGGTGCCGCAGGCGGCCGGGCGGGGGCTCGGTCACACCGGCGGCACGCTGGACAAATTGGAGTCCATCCCCGGATTCACCGGTGAACTCACCAAAGCCCAGATCCGACAACAACTCTGCGACCTCGGCGCGGCGATCTTCGCCGCCGGTGAGTTGGCGCCGGCCGACCGCAAGATCTACGCGTTGCGCGACGTCACCGCCACGACGGAGTCGCTGCCGCTGATCGCCAGCTCGATCATGAGCAAGAAGATCGCCGAGGGCACCCGCGCGCTGGTGCTCGACTGCAAGGTCGGCTCGGGGGCCTTCCTGGCCACCGAGGCGGAATCCCGGGAGCTGGCCCGCACGATGGTCGACCTGGGCGCCGAGCACGGGCTGACCACCCGCGCCCTGTTGACCGACATGGAGGTGCCGCTGGGTCGCACCGTCGGCAACGCGGTCGAGGTCGCCGAGTCACTGGAGGTGCTCGAGGGCGGCGGTCCCGACGACGTCGTCGAGCTGACGCTGGCGCTGGCCCGCGAGATGCTCGACGCCGCGGGACTCGACGCCATCGACCCGGCGCAGACCCTGCGCGACGGCACGGCGATGGACCGGTTCCGCGCGCTGGTCGAGGCCCAGGGCGGTGACGTGGCGGCGTTGCGTGCCGAGGCGCTACCGCTCGGCGAGCACAGCGAGACCCTCACCGCGCCGCGCGGTGGCACGATGGGTGACATCGACGCGATGGCGGTAGGGCTTGCAGTGTGGCGGCTCGGAGCGGGCCGCTCGATGCCCGGTGAGCAGGTGCAGTTCGGCGCGGGCCTGCGCATCCACCGCCGGCCCGGTGAACCCGTTGCCGCCGGTGAGCCGTTGTTCACCCTCTACTCCGACACGCCGCAACGTTTCGGGGCAGCATTGGCCCAACTCGACGGCGCCTGGTCCGTCGGGGACGAGGCTCCCGTCGCGCGCCCGCTGATCATCGACCGGATCGGGATGTAG
- the sdhC gene encoding succinate dehydrogenase, cytochrome b556 subunit, protein MSTQTPSLTGSEAAPAPRLRRRTFYRGDPGMWSWVLHRITGATIFFFLFVHVLDTALVRVSPEAYNEVIDTYKTPIVGLMEIGLVAAVLYHALNGVRIILIDFWQQGPKYQKLMLWVIAGVWLAVMIPAVGVIGMHMAERFL, encoded by the coding sequence ATGAGCACGCAGACACCGAGTCTGACCGGAAGCGAGGCGGCACCCGCCCCGCGGCTGCGTCGACGCACCTTCTACCGCGGCGATCCGGGCATGTGGTCGTGGGTGCTGCACCGCATCACCGGCGCGACGATCTTCTTCTTCCTGTTCGTCCACGTGCTCGACACCGCGCTGGTGCGGGTCAGCCCCGAGGCCTACAACGAGGTCATCGACACCTACAAGACCCCGATCGTCGGGCTGATGGAGATCGGCCTGGTCGCCGCGGTGCTCTACCACGCGCTCAACGGGGTCCGCATCATCCTGATCGACTTCTGGCAACAGGGGCCGAAGTACCAGAAGCTCATGCTGTGGGTGATCGCCGGCGTGTGGCTGGCCGTGATGATCCCCGCGGTGGGCGTGATCGGCATGCACATGGCGGAGCGGTTCCTGTGA
- the sdhA gene encoding succinate dehydrogenase flavoprotein subunit — translation MIVEHRHDVVIVGAGGAGMRAAVEAGPRARTAVLTKLYPTRSHTGAAQGGMCAALANVEEDNWEWHTFDTVKGGDYLADQDAVEIMAKEAIDAVLDLEKMGMPFNRTPEGRIDQRRFGGHTRDHGKAPVRRACYAADRTGHMILQTLYQNCVKHDVEFFNEYYALDIAMTQTPSGPVATGVIAYELATGDIHVFHAKAIVFATGGSGRMYKTTSNAHTLTGDGLGIIFRKGLPLEDMEFHQFHPTGLAGLGILISEAVRGEGGRLLNGDGERFMERYAPTIVDLAPRDIVARSMVLEVLEGRGAGPNKDYVYIDVRHLGEDVLESKLPDITEFARTYLGVDPVKELVPVYPTCHYVMGGIPTTVNGQVLSDNTTVVPGLYAAGECACVSVHGANRLGTNSLLDINVFGRRAGIAAANYALGHDFVELPENPAGMVAGWVGDILSDHGNERVADIRGALQQSMDNNAAVFRTEETLKQALTDIHALKERYARISVHDKGKRYNSDLLEAIELGFLLELAEVTVAGALNRKESRGGHAREDYPNRDDTNYMRHTMAYKVPGGGSEATGGTSVAEGLLADIRLDYKPVVQTRYEPMERKY, via the coding sequence ATGATCGTTGAACATCGCCACGACGTCGTCATCGTCGGCGCGGGCGGCGCGGGCATGCGCGCCGCCGTCGAGGCCGGCCCGCGGGCGCGGACCGCGGTGCTGACCAAGCTCTACCCGACCCGGTCCCACACCGGCGCCGCCCAGGGCGGGATGTGCGCCGCGCTGGCCAACGTCGAGGAAGACAACTGGGAGTGGCACACCTTCGACACCGTCAAGGGCGGCGACTATCTCGCCGACCAGGACGCGGTCGAGATCATGGCCAAGGAGGCCATCGACGCGGTGCTCGACCTGGAAAAGATGGGGATGCCGTTCAACCGCACCCCCGAGGGCCGTATCGACCAGCGCCGCTTCGGCGGGCACACCCGCGACCACGGCAAGGCCCCGGTCCGGCGCGCGTGTTACGCCGCCGACCGCACCGGCCACATGATCCTGCAGACGCTGTACCAGAACTGCGTCAAGCACGACGTCGAGTTCTTCAACGAGTACTACGCCCTCGACATCGCCATGACCCAGACCCCGTCGGGCCCGGTGGCCACCGGCGTCATCGCTTATGAGCTGGCGACCGGGGACATCCACGTCTTCCACGCCAAGGCGATCGTGTTCGCCACCGGCGGGTCGGGCCGGATGTACAAGACCACCTCGAATGCCCACACGCTGACCGGCGACGGCCTGGGCATCATCTTCCGCAAGGGACTTCCGCTGGAGGACATGGAGTTCCACCAGTTCCATCCGACCGGGCTGGCCGGGCTGGGCATCCTGATCTCCGAGGCCGTGCGCGGCGAGGGCGGCCGTCTGCTCAACGGCGACGGCGAGCGGTTCATGGAACGCTATGCGCCGACGATCGTCGACCTGGCCCCGCGCGACATCGTCGCCCGCTCGATGGTTCTCGAGGTCCTCGAGGGCCGCGGCGCCGGACCCAACAAGGACTACGTCTACATCGACGTGCGCCACCTCGGCGAGGACGTGCTCGAGTCCAAGCTGCCCGACATCACCGAGTTCGCCCGCACCTACCTCGGGGTGGACCCGGTCAAGGAGCTCGTGCCGGTCTACCCCACCTGTCACTACGTGATGGGTGGCATCCCGACGACGGTCAACGGCCAGGTGCTCTCCGACAACACCACCGTCGTGCCGGGCCTCTACGCCGCCGGCGAGTGCGCGTGCGTGTCGGTGCACGGCGCCAACCGGTTGGGCACCAACTCGCTGCTGGACATCAACGTCTTCGGCCGTCGGGCGGGCATCGCCGCGGCGAACTACGCACTGGGACACGACTTCGTCGAGCTACCGGAGAACCCCGCCGGCATGGTGGCCGGTTGGGTGGGCGACATCCTGTCCGACCACGGCAACGAGCGCGTCGCCGACATCCGCGGAGCGCTGCAGCAGTCGATGGACAACAACGCCGCGGTGTTCCGCACCGAGGAGACCCTCAAGCAGGCGTTGACCGATATCCACGCGCTCAAAGAGCGCTACGCCCGGATCTCGGTGCACGACAAGGGCAAGCGTTACAACAGCGATCTGCTCGAGGCGATCGAGCTCGGCTTCCTGCTGGAGCTGGCCGAGGTCACCGTCGCCGGGGCGTTGAACCGCAAGGAATCTCGCGGCGGGCACGCCCGCGAGGACTACCCGAACCGCGACGACACCAACTACATGCGCCACACCATGGCCTACAAGGTTCCAGGGGGCGGGAGCGAAGCGACTGGGGGGACCAGTGTGGCCGAAGGCCTGCTGGCCGACATCCGCCTGGACTACAAGCCCGTGGTACAGACGCGCTACGAGCCGATGGAACGGAAGTACTGA